A single window of Narcine bancroftii isolate sNarBan1 chromosome 1, sNarBan1.hap1, whole genome shotgun sequence DNA harbors:
- the LOC138751558 gene encoding endogenous retrovirus group 3 member 1 Env polyprotein-like gives MRQENIFEAWSNVPVQCVANVTFKICSFGGRTFLALWCRGGGGSRGCPPQGRICMYPGFGNPGDPLIRTETYLELDTTMAPTTTSPDGVRRSLYARARKQANRHRLRDNLWVDLHQLTVQELGVHNCWICSGPTRDGTWPWRGEPLDDRTLLASNLSTSTSGRSRESWKLENHPQGFECLVKEHGRYPKGDLACRRWKNITIGNWVPTPPTGFLSLSNRSDVSCLPPVPINDTSDLADVEFWNCTGFNPYQAIPALRSFWEDSSPSGYAPDGLYWICGNMAYTYLEPDWSGTCCIGMIQPHFQLLPPDSDEHISTRLHSPIPRRSAEISKWGDDWPPERIISYYGPATWAQDGSWGYRTPIYMLNCLIHLQADLEVITNQTATALDMLAEEQQQIRATVYQNRLALDYLLAAEGGVCGKLNLSNCCLTIDNNGQAVKDISSGIRKLSHVPVQTWNPAIGSWLSKWFSGSWSWIHSTRIFSAFILLALILIPCILPCLQCLVRRAIRQISPIMVLQQQDYAEAAENLLKLWEKDTSII, from the coding sequence ATGAGACAGGAGAACATCTTTGAGGCTTGGTCGAATGTGCCAGTCCAATGCGTGGCAAATGTTACCTTTAAGATTTGCTCCTTCGGGGGCAGGACGTTTTTGGCTCTTTGGTGTCGTGGGGGCGGTGGGTCTCGTGGCTGTCCACCCCAGGGCCGGATATGTATGTATCCTGGCTTCGGCAATCCAGGGGACCCCTTAATTCGAACGGAAACGTACCTGGAACTGGATACGACCATGGCTCCAACTACCACCTCCCCAGATGGAGTCCGCAGGAGCCTGTATGCGAGGGCCAGGAAACAGGCGAATAGACACAGACTTCGGGATAACTTATGGGTTGATTTACACCAGCTTACAGTCCAGGAGCTTGGGGTCCATAACTGTTGGATTTGTAGTGGACCAACCCGGGATGGAACTTGGCCATGGAGAGGTGAGCCATTAGATGATCGTACACTTCTTGCCTCCAATCTTTCCACTAGCACTTCTGGTCGATCCCGTGAGTCTTGGAAGTTGGAAAATCATCCACAAGGCTTTGAGTGCTTGGTAAAAGAACACGGCAGGTACCCAAAGGGCGATTTGGCTTGCCGGCGCTGGAAAAATATTACTATTGGAAATTGGGTCCCAACCCCGCCTACCGGATTCCTGTCCCTTTCTAATCGATCAGATGTTTCCTGTTTACCCCCGGTTCCCATTAATGACACATCTGACCTTGCCGACGTTGAGTTTTGGAATTGCACTGGTTTCAACCCTTATCAGGCCATTCCTGcgctgagatccttctgggaagattctAGTCCTTCCGGCTATGCACCTGACggcttatattggatttgtgggaatatggcttatacataccttgaacctgactggagtgggacttgttGTATTGGTATGATTCAACCACATTTCCAACTTCTTCCTCCAGATTCCGATGAACATATTTCCACTCGATTACATTCCCCCATACCACGCCGTTCGGCTGAGATCAGCAAATGGGGGGATGACTGGCCCCCTGAACGCATAATTTCATACTATGGACCGGCTACGTGGGCACAGGATGGTTCATGGGGGTACCGAACTCCAATTTACATGCTTAATTGTCTAATCCATTTGCAGGCTGACCTAGAAGTAATTACTAACCAGACAGCTACTGCCTTAGATATGTTGGCAGAGGAACAACAGCAAATCCGGGCTACCGTTTATCAGAACCGCCTAGCCCTGGACTATTTattggctgcagaaggtggtgtgtgTGGCAAGCTGAATCTCTCCAATTGCTGCCTTACAATTGATAATAATGGACAAGCTGTTAAAGATATCTCTTCAGGTATACGGAAACTCTCCCATGTGCCTGTACAAACATGGAACCCCGCCATTGGCTCATGGTTGTCTAAATGGTTTAGTGGCTCCTGGTCATGGATACATTCAACACGTATCTTTTCTGCCTTTATACTTCTTGCCTTAATACTGATCCCTTGCATCCTTCCTTGCCTCCAGTGTTTGGTGAGACGAGCCATTCGACAAATCAGTCCCATTATGGTTCTGCAACAACAGGATTATGCTGAGGCAGCAGAGAACCTTCTGAAACTATGGGAAAAAGATACCTCTATTATTTAG